The region AAAGAGTGCAGGAGAACTGGATGTACAATCCCAGTGTAGAGTTAGCCGCTTTCTTTGTGCAATGGTCGCCTGAAGAAAGTGAAAATTCCAGAATAGGTTGGGAGGTTTTGAAATATGCCGTCAACCATCTCATGAACAGCCAAACAATGGACAGTCACGAGATCAATAATTTTCAGCAGTTGGTAAAGATTATGAAACCATACGAGCAAACGTTTAACAGTAAACTCAACTACTCATTTGCAAACGTTACGGGGAAGGTCATGTTGCTTGCAGCGGATTGTATTGAAAAAGATGTTTCCGAGTGGTCAATCGGTTATAAACCACTTCCACTTGATTTCATTGATGGTCCAGAGCATCCGTTGTGTAAAAAATTTGGTGATCTGGTGGAACAGAACCTGCAATTTTATGTTGATCAATTATCTGATGACGGTATATGGGATATTTCGTGGAACTGGGGAAACTACCCGGAAGCGTATGCGGTAGCAAGACAACAATGGAAAGGAATATTGGCTGTGGACAGGTATAAGCTGCTTCAGTCATTTGGATGTTTATGAAGGATATACTTGGAATCGGATTGTTCCAAAAGAACACCAGGAAACTGTTTTTGATTTAACATTTGATGAGTGGAATGCAACGTATACGCTTGTACAAGAGGTGAAACAGTATTTGGATCAACAATATAATCCACAGGGATAAAACCTCGGTTGGAATTGCGGGGAAGTTGGCGGACAGCATATTTTTAATGCCCATTTTCACGTTTTGCCAAGATATGGTGATGAGCCATTGGCAGGCAGAGGAATTCAGTATATGTTGAAGGGTTCCGAAAACAAGCGAATGATTTAGGTGTTGCTTATCTCCTTAAATATTTAATGATAAATGAAAGGAAAGTCCTATGCAAAAATGGAAAAGAAGCTTAATTGAGACAGCACGTGGTACCTTCGAAATGTTTATTAAAGGGGAAGGTAACCCTCTTTGTGTGTCACATCATTATTCCATATTTAATGATACCGGGGATTATTTTGCTGAAGCTTTCACGAAGACAAATAAAGTTTATCTTGTGAATTTGCGGGAAGCAGGGGATTCAGCGAAAGCATATGATCCATACCAGCTCAGCATGCTGGAGACGATACTTGATCTGGAAGCAATCCGTGAAACATTGGGTTATCATCAATGGGGTTTTGCCGGACACTCTACAGGTGGAATGCTGGGCATCATGTACGGAATTTATTTTTCAGCAAGCTTAACGTTTAATGTGATTGTGGGAGCGGCAGCACGGGAGTATATGACCTTTTCCAAAGATTGTATTTATAATGAGGAGCACCCAGATTTTAATCGTTTGCAACAATTGATGGAGGCTTTGAAACGTGATAATTTGTCAACCGAAAATCGCAAAAAATTAAAAGCGGAACGTACAAAATTGTCATTGTACGAGCCTGCAAAGCATGATGATTATTTTAATTCCGGAATTCATAAAGAAATATCCGCAGTCAGACTGAATTTTTTTAGCAGGGAATTGCATGTGTTTGATGTTACCAGAAAATTAGGGCTTGTTACGGTTCCAACATTGATTATGTGCGGACGGTATGATGTTCAATGTCCGGTTATGTACTCTGAGGAGATGCATCAGCATATTCCCCGTTCGACATTGGTTGTTTTTGACCGAAGCAACCATTATCCATTTCTGGAAGAGGAGGAGAGATTTGCAGCGGAATATAAATTGTTTTTAAAGGAAGGGGTGAATTGTTGACTGAGATAAAAAATATTGGCGGCTTTTGTGACACTGATGATACAGGATATATTATCAATACAGCTTGTACACGAAAAATTAGTCCCGCATTTCATCAAGTACTGAATGAAATGATTCAATATTACCGAATGCAGCTTGGCAAAAATTTGCATAGTATCTATGTGCGCGGATCTGTTCCGCATGGACAGGCTATTTACAGTGTTTCAGATTTAGACACTTTAGCCATTGTAAATGAAGAAGTGGACTCTATGGATTTGCAATGGGTTGAAGGAATTGAACAGAAGATAAATGAAAAATTTCCTTGTATAAATGGAGTGGAATTCAGTTTTTATCTAATGGAAGATGTACTGGAGACTTCCACTTTTTCCATTATACCCTTTATGCTGAAAACGCATAGTGTGTGCGTTTACGGTGAAGATCTAATAAGTCTGCTTCCATCTTATAGGGCTGACAAAACGCTTGCGAACCATCATTTAATTAACTTGAAAAATCAGGTGGATCAGGCAAAGAAAGATCTTGATGATAATTATGATACAGAGGATATTTTGGATTGTTGCAGCTGGATTATGAAAATTATAGTCAGAGCAGGACTTACCCTGGTGATGGTAGAAGAAAAACGATATACAAGAGATTTGTATCCAGCGTACAAGCTTTTTTCGCAATATTACCCGGAGAAAGAACCTGAAATGAAACTGGCCTTGCAGTATGCAATTGAACCAATTACCGATACGGAAGAATTGTTACACTTTTTGGAGCAGACGGGTACTTGGATAATTACTGAAGCTGAAGAATGGCTGGAAATTTATAATCCGTATCGAGTGTCCGAAATGGAATTGAGGTAATAAGTTTTTTAATGGACTTTATTCAATTAAAGGGCCAGATTGTTTAACAACCAGAAAGCTAAAAATGAGCTCTATTGGGTGCGTTTATTTGGCCGATAATTAAAATTTTATAATAAACCGCGTTCCATAGTATGGATATTTTTTCTCAACGCCTCTAAAAGATTAAATCCGAACATTAGGAATTTAAGGGTGTTCCTGAATACGATAAGGCCATTTTGGAGAATAGAGGGAGATATTAAGTTTAGGCAATCCGTTATATGGTCTGCAATGTATATATTTTTACTGAAAACTAAGGATAAGGGAAATCCACGAGTTATTTTAGGAAGATTTATTATGAAAACAGCGCACATCATTGAAATATCAGCAATAATACTTGTTATAATTCTTTTTGTTATTTTCGTTCCCAAGAACAAAATTCGTGAAGCCATTGTTATTTTAATGTTCAAACAAGCGTTGACATGGATACTGGGACTTGCTGCTGTCCAATTAGATTGGCTCGAATACCCTGATCGGATTCTTTTTCCAGATGCGACAAAAACAAGTTTTTCATTTGAATATATCCTTTATCCGGCTATATGCGTGTTTTTTGTTTTGTATTATCCGAAAAATTATGGATGGATCGGTCGATTTATATATTACTTTATTTATTGCTCAGCAATTACTATTATAGAAATCTTGGTTGAACATTATACAACTGCTATTAACTATAATGAAGAATGGCATTG is a window of Virgibacillus ihumii DNA encoding:
- a CDS encoding nucleotidyltransferase, which translates into the protein MTEIKNIGGFCDTDDTGYIINTACTRKISPAFHQVLNEMIQYYRMQLGKNLHSIYVRGSVPHGQAIYSVSDLDTLAIVNEEVDSMDLQWVEGIEQKINEKFPCINGVEFSFYLMEDVLETSTFSIIPFMLKTHSVCVYGEDLISLLPSYRADKTLANHHLINLKNQVDQAKKDLDDNYDTEDILDCCSWIMKIIVRAGLTLVMVEEKRYTRDLYPAYKLFSQYYPEKEPEMKLALQYAIEPITDTEELLHFLEQTGTWIITEAEEWLEIYNPYRVSEMELR
- a CDS encoding alpha/beta fold hydrolase — its product is MQKWKRSLIETARGTFEMFIKGEGNPLCVSHHYSIFNDTGDYFAEAFTKTNKVYLVNLREAGDSAKAYDPYQLSMLETILDLEAIRETLGYHQWGFAGHSTGGMLGIMYGIYFSASLTFNVIVGAAAREYMTFSKDCIYNEEHPDFNRLQQLMEALKRDNLSTENRKKLKAERTKLSLYEPAKHDDYFNSGIHKEISAVRLNFFSRELHVFDVTRKLGLVTVPTLIMCGRYDVQCPVMYSEEMHQHIPRSTLVVFDRSNHYPFLEEEERFAAEYKLFLKEGVNC
- a CDS encoding CBO0543 family protein; this encodes MKTAHIIEISAIILVIILFVIFVPKNKIREAIVILMFKQALTWILGLAAVQLDWLEYPDRILFPDATKTSFSFEYILYPAICVFFVLYYPKNYGWIGRFIYYFIYCSAITIIEILVEHYTTAINYNEEWHWYTTWLTLFITFYVSWKFYLWFFKKKVNGDAFG